The following coding sequences lie in one Arachis ipaensis cultivar K30076 chromosome B05, Araip1.1, whole genome shotgun sequence genomic window:
- the LOC107640692 gene encoding UPF0746 protein DDB_G0281095-like, translating into MAENTGKSSMLGHPSTILRLCNRAGVLFEDADIDRVTGGRGITKQKMDGVPEPEEDRRAQGRRRRPQVEEEQASGAMDLSQMQRTIEEMSQQYMRAQEQQQEQYLRQQEQYLKAQEQQEHWQQQMMEKQENFQLKMLDQQREFQAKILEGQREQSANFQESFNRLSL; encoded by the coding sequence ATGGCTGAAAATACTGGCAAATCAAGCATGCTTGGCCACCCAAGCACCATTCTGAGGCTGTGTAATAGAGCGGGAGTACTCTTTGAGGATGCAGATATAGATCGGGTAACAGGAGGCAGAGGAATCACCAAGCAAAAAATGGATGGTGTCCCTGAACCCGAAGAggatagaagagctcaaggaagaAGGAGGAGACCACAAGTGGAGGAGGAACAAGCTTCTGGTGCAATGGACTTAAGCCAAATGCAAAGAACCATTGAGGAAATGTCTCAACAATacatgagagcacaggagcaacaacaggagcaataCTTGAGGCAACAAGAGCAGTACTTGAAAGCCCAAGAGCAACAAGAGCATTGGCAGCAACAAATGATGGAGAAGCAAGAAAACTTCCAGCTCAAAATGTTGGATCAACAGAGAGAGTTTCAAGCAAAAATTCTTGAGGGGCAAAGGGAACAATCAGCAAACTTTCAAGAATCATTTAATAGATTATCCCTATGA